A genomic segment from Streptomyces sp. NBC_01233 encodes:
- a CDS encoding transposase, which produces MPRSEDPVGDGDGRRERDGGTLNGQRGSFRREDLGRLPRSTRSPVALTGTSPKYLAPVDSGRQAITPWSWKYPLELRERAVRMYRTAEPKPVIRRMAEELGVHHEALRNWIRQAEADAGERDDVLTTGEREELAALRKENAQLKRANEVLRTASAFFAAQLDPTRPR; this is translated from the coding sequence ATGCCCCGGAGCGAAGACCCCGTCGGCGACGGTGATGGACGACGTGAGCGTGACGGTGGAACACTGAACGGGCAACGGGGCTCCTTCAGGCGGGAAGACCTTGGTCGGCTTCCTCGCTCTACCAGGAGTCCCGTTGCCCTGACCGGCACTTCTCCCAAATACCTCGCCCCTGTTGACAGCGGCCGACAAGCCATAACTCCGTGGTCTTGGAAGTATCCGCTGGAGTTGCGTGAGCGTGCGGTACGGATGTACCGGACCGCCGAGCCGAAGCCCGTGATCCGCCGCATGGCCGAGGAACTCGGCGTGCACCACGAGGCTCTGCGCAACTGGATCCGGCAGGCAGAGGCCGACGCCGGCGAACGCGACGACGTGCTCACCACTGGCGAGCGGGAGGAGCTTGCCGCCCTGCGGAAGGAGAATGCACAGCTCAAGCGTGCGAATGAGGTCCTGCGGACGGCCTCGGCTTTTTTCGCGGCCCAGCTCGACCCGACCCGGCCCAGGTGA